One window of Gloeothece citriformis PCC 7424 genomic DNA carries:
- a CDS encoding response regulator produces the protein MRILIVEDDPLMQLGLEQALSEHSDLEIVGQAEDGYAGVQKALELKPDLIVMDIGLPRLDGIGATKQIKEELPNIHVVMLTSHTQQTEVVAALSSGADAYCVKGASLDRLLAAIDAAKDGATYLDPLIARLVLSNLKAPIPQQNLNISNLSERELEVLKLIVEGKSNNEIAEELYLSTNTIKTHVRGIMNKLAVDDRVQAAVVALRSGIV, from the coding sequence ATGCGGATTTTAATTGTCGAAGACGATCCTTTAATGCAGTTAGGTTTAGAACAAGCTCTCAGTGAACACAGTGATCTCGAAATTGTCGGACAGGCAGAGGATGGATATGCTGGGGTTCAAAAGGCTTTAGAACTTAAGCCGGATTTGATTGTTATGGATATTGGTTTACCTCGCTTAGATGGGATTGGGGCTACAAAACAAATTAAAGAAGAATTACCCAATATTCATGTAGTCATGCTAACTTCCCATACCCAACAAACAGAAGTGGTAGCGGCTTTATCCAGTGGCGCTGATGCTTATTGTGTAAAAGGGGCAAGTTTAGATCGATTGTTAGCGGCTATTGATGCGGCGAAAGATGGAGCAACTTATCTTGATCCTCTGATTGCTCGTTTAGTTTTGAGTAATTTAAAAGCACCGATTCCCCAACAAAATTTAAATATTTCTAATCTTTCGGAGCGAGAATTAGAGGTTTTAAAATTAATTGTCGAAGGGAAAAGCAATAATGAAATTGCTGAAGAACTTTATCTGAGTACCAATACCATTAAAACTCATGTCCGGGGAATTATGAATAAATTAGCGGTTGATGACCGGGTTCAAGCTGCCGTTGTTGCCTTGCGTTCTGGAATTGTATAA
- a CDS encoding MASE1 domain-containing protein has translation MFAVMALELIQVRENQLKNATLAIAYLSTGWLTQRIIAAGFTACPIWFAAGLALSALLIWGEQVWIGIFLGDFLLSVFLGVSWIIGLASAVGSTLSAVLAARWLRQCKFSPTLGRIRDIILLVLLAGIIAPIINATIDNTIRLWTGQLDWDLFAKQWWLLWLGDCTGILVFTPFLLRLTVDGWGLIKRQPKERLTEAAICVGLLLGVGWVVFGYNISTENPFEGSLSSVQYLEYLPFPFIVWAALRFQTWGAVTVNFLIAILALIGALEGVGPFVIQTPNLSQAVLLLQLFIAIVTTTSLFLSAAVSEGQRAEKQLRLTLEREHLLTDIALRIRQSLDLEQIFQTTVTEIRDFLNADRVYIGAITQDQPIKIVAESVVGGYKSLLGLYFPDEFFQAVKSLFTQQEFLIIDDISKVDCCPLLRNYFYHTQIKAGLVVPLMANNQQLGVLVVHQCSRIRYWQKSEVKLLEQLATQVSIAIQQAQLYYQVQQFNLNLEKEVKDRTQELQERMEEVRELYEMKNVFLQAVYHDLRTSFMGLMMLLKNLQNRSGDNISISRSILDRIVQSGDRQLMLINALSEDHFSEHHSLVLHCQPLSLRELVENLSQDWQSLFKQNQVRLINLVPANLPHTKGDLEQIKSVFNNIITNALKHNPPGITITVEATLEQGMIYCKLSDNGIGMDQQQCQSLFKLYVRSLYNTRRTGIGLGCYQCRQIIEAHGGKIGVNSTPGLGSQFWFTLPIAESSAQFGS, from the coding sequence ATGTTTGCTGTTATGGCTTTAGAGTTAATCCAAGTGCGTGAAAATCAGCTTAAAAATGCTACTCTGGCGATCGCCTATCTATCTACAGGTTGGCTAACTCAAAGGATTATTGCAGCAGGATTTACCGCTTGCCCGATTTGGTTTGCAGCCGGGTTAGCTCTAAGCGCTCTTTTAATTTGGGGAGAACAAGTCTGGATAGGGATTTTTCTAGGGGATTTTTTATTAAGTGTTTTTCTGGGAGTTTCTTGGATTATCGGATTAGCGTCTGCTGTTGGCAGTACCCTATCAGCCGTTTTAGCGGCTCGGTGGTTACGTCAATGTAAATTTTCTCCTACTTTAGGAAGAATTCGAGATATTATTCTGTTAGTTTTGTTGGCTGGAATTATCGCTCCTATCATTAACGCAACAATCGATAATACAATCCGTTTATGGACAGGACAACTGGACTGGGATTTGTTTGCTAAACAGTGGTGGTTGCTCTGGTTGGGAGATTGCACCGGAATTTTAGTTTTTACTCCCTTTTTGTTGCGTCTTACGGTAGATGGGTGGGGATTGATCAAACGACAACCTAAAGAACGGTTAACAGAAGCCGCCATTTGTGTCGGGCTACTGTTAGGGGTAGGTTGGGTCGTTTTTGGCTACAATATCAGTACAGAAAACCCTTTTGAAGGGAGTTTAAGCAGTGTTCAATATTTGGAATATTTGCCTTTTCCGTTTATTGTTTGGGCTGCTTTACGGTTTCAGACTTGGGGGGCTGTTACCGTTAATTTTTTAATTGCTATTTTAGCTTTAATTGGAGCATTGGAGGGAGTAGGCCCTTTTGTGATTCAAACTCCTAATCTTTCTCAAGCGGTTTTGCTCCTACAATTATTTATTGCGATTGTAACGACTACTTCTTTGTTTTTATCGGCGGCGGTTTCTGAAGGACAACGGGCAGAAAAACAACTCCGATTAACTTTAGAAAGAGAACATTTATTAACAGATATTGCTCTGCGAATTCGTCAATCTTTAGATTTAGAGCAGATTTTTCAAACGACGGTGACAGAAATCCGCGATTTTTTAAATGCCGATCGGGTTTATATTGGTGCTATTACTCAGGATCAACCGATTAAAATTGTAGCTGAATCGGTAGTTGGAGGTTATAAGTCTTTATTAGGCTTGTATTTTCCCGATGAATTTTTTCAAGCTGTAAAATCATTATTTACTCAACAAGAATTTTTAATTATTGATGATATCAGTAAAGTTGATTGTTGTCCACTTTTACGAAACTATTTTTATCATACTCAAATAAAAGCCGGCTTAGTTGTGCCTTTGATGGCTAATAATCAACAGTTAGGGGTGTTAGTCGTGCATCAATGTTCTCGGATTCGCTATTGGCAAAAAAGCGAAGTTAAATTATTAGAACAACTGGCTACACAAGTGAGTATTGCGATTCAACAGGCACAACTTTATTATCAGGTGCAACAATTTAATTTAAATTTAGAAAAAGAAGTTAAAGACAGAACTCAAGAATTACAAGAAAGAATGGAAGAAGTCAGAGAATTATATGAGATGAAAAATGTCTTTTTACAAGCAGTTTATCATGATTTACGCACTTCATTTATGGGCTTGATGATGCTCCTAAAAAATTTACAAAATCGCTCAGGAGACAATATTTCTATCTCTCGTTCTATTCTAGATAGAATTGTTCAAAGTGGCGATCGTCAGTTAATGTTAATTAACGCTCTTTCAGAAGATCATTTTTCTGAACATCATTCTTTAGTGCTTCATTGTCAACCGTTATCTCTGCGAGAGTTAGTCGAAAATTTGAGCCAAGATTGGCAAAGTTTATTCAAACAAAATCAAGTGAGGTTAATTAATTTAGTTCCGGCTAATTTACCCCATACAAAGGGAGACTTAGAGCAAATTAAATCGGTATTTAATAATATAATTACTAACGCTTTAAAACATAATCCCCCCGGTATTACCATTACGGTTGAAGCTACCCTTGAACAAGGAATGATTTACTGTAAATTAAGTGATAATGGGATAGGAATGGATCAGCAACAATGTCAGTCTCTGTTTAAATTATATGTCCGCAGTCTCTACAATACTCGTCGGACGGGAATAGGATTAGGGTGTTATCAATGTCGCCAAATTATTGAAGCTCATGGGGGTAAAATTGGCGTAAATAGTACCCCAGGATTAGGGTCGCAATTTTGGTTTACCTTACCTATTGCTGAATCATCTGCTCAATTTGGGTCTTAA